One Micromonospora eburnea genomic region harbors:
- a CDS encoding ArsR/SmtB family transcription factor, with product MSIESSFLARARIHAALGDPARLAIVDALTLGDASPGEIAQTLDLPTNLVAHHVKVLTDAELVTKGRSEGDRRRTYLRLRPETLATLATPRLTGVGRVVFVCTHNSARSQLAAALWKRRTHRAAASAGTQPAPGCTPARWPWPTATTWTSTRPAPPTSPTSSAPTIWSSPCATTPTRN from the coding sequence ATGAGCATTGAGTCTTCTTTCCTCGCGCGGGCCCGGATCCACGCCGCCCTCGGCGACCCGGCCCGCCTGGCGATCGTGGACGCGCTCACCCTGGGCGACGCCTCCCCCGGGGAGATCGCCCAGACCCTCGACCTGCCGACGAACCTGGTCGCCCACCACGTCAAGGTCCTCACCGACGCCGAACTCGTCACCAAGGGCCGCTCCGAGGGCGACCGGCGCCGCACCTACCTGCGCCTACGCCCCGAGACACTCGCCACCCTCGCCACCCCTCGCCTGACCGGCGTCGGCCGGGTCGTCTTCGTGTGCACCCACAACTCCGCCCGGTCCCAGTTGGCCGCCGCCCTGTGGAAGCGGCGCACCCACCGCGCCGCCGCCTCCGCCGGCACACAGCCCGCCCCCGGGTGCACCCCCGCGCGGTGGCCGTGGCCCACCGCCACCACCTGGACCTCGACCCGACCGGCACCGCCCACGTCACCGACGTCGTCCGCGCCGACGATTTGGTCATCGCCGTGTGCGACAACGCCCACGAGGAACTGA
- a CDS encoding arsenate reductase ArsC has product MSAKPSVLFVCVHNAGRSQMAAGWLRHLAGDTVEVRSAGSAPADQVNPAAVEAMREVGIDITDQTPKLLEYATAESSDVIVTMGCGDACPVFPGRRYEDWKLDDPAGKGVDAVRPIRDEIRTRVEKLLTELRPSA; this is encoded by the coding sequence ATGAGCGCCAAGCCCAGCGTCCTGTTCGTCTGCGTCCACAACGCCGGCCGCTCCCAGATGGCCGCCGGCTGGCTGCGCCACCTCGCCGGCGACACCGTCGAGGTCCGCTCCGCCGGCTCCGCCCCCGCCGACCAGGTCAACCCCGCCGCCGTCGAGGCGATGCGCGAGGTCGGCATCGACATCACCGACCAGACCCCCAAGCTCCTCGAGTACGCCACCGCCGAGTCGTCCGACGTCATCGTCACCATGGGCTGCGGCGACGCCTGCCCCGTCTTCCCCGGCAGGCGCTACGAGGACTGGAAACTCGACGATCCCGCCGGCAAGGGCGTCGACGCCGTCCGCCCGATCCGCGACGAGATCCGCACCCGCGTCGAGAAGCTCCTCACCGAGCTTCGTCCTTCCGCCTGA
- the arsB gene encoding ACR3 family arsenite efflux transporter has product MSTATRAHAAETPVVARLSRLDRFLPVWIGLAMVAGLLLGRIVPGLNTALDAVKVGGISLPIALGLLIMMYPVLAKVRYDRLDTVTGDRRLLASSLVLNWIVGPAVMFALAWAFLADQPEYRTGLIIVGLARCIAMVIIWNDLACGDREAAAVLVALNSVFQVLAFGLLGWFYLSVLPGWLGLDGAALEVSGWDIARNVLVFLGIPLLAGYLSRRIGERAKDRDWYERRFLPKVGPVALYGLLFTIVVLFALQGEAITDRPVDVARIAVPLLAYFALMWAGSYLLGRAVGLNYERTTTLAFTAAGNNFELAIAVAIGTFGVASGQALAGVVGPLIEVPVLVGLVYVSLWARRRLFPNPVSQP; this is encoded by the coding sequence ATGAGCACCGCCACCCGAGCCCACGCCGCCGAGACACCGGTGGTGGCCCGGCTGTCCCGCCTCGATCGGTTCCTACCGGTCTGGATCGGCCTGGCCATGGTCGCCGGCCTGCTACTCGGCCGGATCGTCCCCGGGCTGAACACCGCGCTCGACGCGGTCAAGGTCGGCGGAATCTCCCTCCCCATCGCCCTCGGCCTGCTGATCATGATGTATCCGGTGCTGGCCAAGGTCCGCTATGACCGCCTCGACACCGTCACCGGCGACCGCCGCCTGCTGGCCTCGTCGCTGGTCCTCAACTGGATCGTCGGCCCCGCCGTCATGTTCGCCCTGGCCTGGGCGTTCCTGGCCGACCAGCCGGAGTACCGCACCGGCCTGATCATCGTCGGTCTCGCCCGCTGCATCGCCATGGTCATCATCTGGAACGACCTCGCGTGCGGCGACCGGGAGGCCGCCGCTGTCCTCGTCGCCCTGAACTCGGTGTTCCAGGTGCTCGCCTTCGGCCTGCTCGGCTGGTTCTACCTGTCGGTGCTGCCCGGCTGGCTGGGTCTGGACGGTGCCGCGCTGGAGGTGTCCGGCTGGGACATCGCCCGCAACGTGCTCGTCTTCCTCGGCATCCCGCTGCTCGCCGGCTACCTCTCCCGCCGTATCGGCGAGCGCGCCAAGGACCGCGACTGGTACGAGCGACGGTTCCTGCCCAAGGTCGGACCCGTCGCCCTGTACGGACTGCTTTTCACGATCGTCGTCCTCTTCGCCTTACAGGGCGAGGCCATCACCGACCGGCCGGTGGACGTGGCTCGCATCGCCGTGCCGCTGCTGGCCTACTTCGCCCTCATGTGGGCCGGCTCCTACCTGCTCGGCCGGGCCGTCGGCCTGAACTACGAACGCACCACCACATTGGCGTTCACCGCGGCGGGAAACAACTTCGAACTGGCCATCGCGGTCGCGATCGGCACGTTCGGGGTCGCTTCCGGCCAGGCCCTCGCCGGCGTCGTCGGTCCGCTGATCGAAGTTCCCGTTCTCGTCGGACTGGTCTACGTGTCCCTCTGGGCCCGTCGCCGGCTGTTCCCGAATCCGGTGTCCCAGCCGTAG
- a CDS encoding low molecular weight phosphatase family protein, producing the protein MAHRHHLDLDPTGTAHVTDVVRADDLVIAVCDNAHEELTGPVRPRLHWSVPDPARADTDEAFEAAYADLADRVDRLAPAVLPRGPR; encoded by the coding sequence GTGGCCCACCGCCACCACCTGGACCTCGACCCGACCGGCACCGCCCACGTCACCGACGTCGTCCGCGCCGACGATTTGGTCATCGCCGTGTGCGACAACGCCCACGAGGAACTGACCGGCCCGGTCCGCCCCCGCCTGCACTGGTCCGTGCCCGACCCCGCGCGCGCGGACACCGACGAGGCGTTCGAAGCCGCCTACGCCGACCTCGCCGACCGCGTCGACCGGCTCGCCCCCGCCGTCCTGCCCAGAGGTCCCCGATGA
- a CDS encoding ArsR/SmtB family transcription factor gives MEGVGTAKTTAPAISPLAGEPIRRADAERLAGVLKAIADPARLRLLSLIQSAPEGEASVSDLTAPLGLSQPTVSHHLRILTEAGLIEREKRGVWAYYRLVPSAIAAIADLLTPPRKRATKKAR, from the coding sequence ATGGAAGGCGTGGGAACTGCGAAAACTACTGCACCTGCCATCTCGCCCCTGGCCGGCGAGCCGATCAGGCGTGCCGATGCCGAGCGGCTCGCCGGAGTGCTGAAGGCGATCGCCGACCCGGCCCGGCTGCGACTGCTCAGTCTGATCCAGTCCGCTCCGGAGGGCGAGGCGTCCGTGAGTGACCTCACCGCGCCGCTTGGTCTCTCCCAACCGACCGTGAGTCATCACCTTCGGATCCTCACCGAGGCCGGCCTGATCGAGCGCGAGAAGCGGGGTGTCTGGGCGTACTACCGGCTCGTGCCGTCCGCGATCGCGGCGATCGCCGACCTGTTGACTCCGCCGCGCAAGCGGGCGACGAAGAAGGCCCGCTGA